A single region of the Pseudomonas solani genome encodes:
- a CDS encoding putative RNA methyltransferase, with protein sequence MLTCPICQAPLSPVDNGVACPANHRFDRARQGYLNLLPVQHKNSRDPGDNAAMVEARRRFLEGGHYAPLAARLAQLAAERQPARWLDIGCGEGYYTAQIADALPDADGYGLDISREAVKRACRRTPGLTWLVASMARVPLADASCQLLASVFSPLDWQEARRLLAPGGGLLRMGPTRGHLMQLRERLYDEVRDYDDEKHLTLIPEGMRLEHSETLEFDLQLASSEARADLLAMTPHGWRASAERRAAVIKDAFEVTVSIRYDWIVRN encoded by the coding sequence ATGCTCACCTGCCCCATCTGCCAGGCGCCGCTGTCCCCCGTGGACAACGGCGTCGCCTGCCCGGCCAACCACCGGTTCGACCGCGCCCGCCAGGGCTACCTGAACCTGCTGCCGGTGCAGCACAAGAACAGCCGTGACCCCGGTGACAACGCCGCCATGGTCGAGGCCCGTCGGCGCTTCCTCGAAGGCGGTCACTACGCGCCGCTGGCCGCACGCCTGGCGCAGCTGGCCGCCGAACGCCAGCCCGCGCGCTGGCTGGATATCGGCTGCGGCGAAGGCTACTACACCGCGCAGATCGCCGATGCGCTGCCCGACGCCGACGGCTACGGCCTGGACATCTCTCGCGAAGCGGTGAAGCGTGCCTGCCGCCGTACGCCGGGCCTGACCTGGCTGGTGGCGAGCATGGCCCGGGTGCCCCTGGCGGACGCCAGCTGCCAGCTCCTGGCCAGCGTCTTCAGCCCGCTGGACTGGCAGGAGGCCCGCCGCCTACTCGCCCCCGGCGGTGGCCTGCTGCGCATGGGCCCGACCCGCGGCCACCTGATGCAGCTACGCGAGCGCCTGTATGACGAGGTGCGCGACTACGACGACGAGAAGCACCTGACACTGATCCCCGAGGGCATGCGACTGGAACACAGCGAAACCCTCGAATTCGACCTGCAGCTGGCCAGCAGCGAAGCCCGTGCCGACCTTCTGGCCATGACGCCCCACGGCTGGCGCGCCAGCGCCGAACGCCGCGCCGCCGTGATCAAAGACGCCTTCGAAGTGACGGTCTCCATACGCTACGATTGGATCGTCAGAAACTAG
- a CDS encoding ABC transporter ATP-binding protein codes for MIELKKLTKRFAQHTVVDDLSFGVQQGEVLGFLGPNGAGKSTTMKMLTGFLAPTSGTASVLGFDIQTRTLQAQQQIGYLPEGAPCYGDMTVRGFLEFIAEVRGFRGAEKKQRVTRAAGQVELDKVLGQSIDTLSKGFKRRVGLAQAILHDPRVLILDEPTDGLDPNQKHQVRQLIQSLAQDKIVIISTHILEEVAAVCTRAVVIAAGKLVADGTPYELESRSRYHQAVTLVADEPLDPLALAVLPGVAGVEENPHGSGLTVLAKPGEVIFPQVNQLIHQRGWKVKELDVERGRLDEVFRSLTRGEAA; via the coding sequence ATGATCGAACTAAAAAAACTGACCAAGCGTTTCGCGCAGCACACAGTGGTGGATGACCTGTCCTTCGGCGTCCAGCAGGGGGAGGTGCTCGGCTTCCTCGGCCCGAACGGTGCCGGCAAGTCCACCACCATGAAGATGCTCACCGGGTTTCTCGCGCCGACCTCCGGCACTGCGAGCGTGCTCGGTTTCGACATCCAGACCCGCACCCTCCAGGCCCAGCAGCAGATCGGCTACCTCCCCGAAGGTGCGCCCTGCTATGGCGACATGACGGTGCGCGGCTTCCTCGAATTCATCGCCGAGGTACGCGGCTTCCGTGGCGCCGAGAAGAAGCAGCGGGTGACCCGCGCCGCCGGCCAGGTGGAGCTGGACAAGGTGCTGGGGCAATCCATCGATACCCTGTCCAAGGGCTTCAAGCGCCGTGTCGGCCTGGCCCAGGCGATTCTCCACGACCCTCGCGTGCTGATCCTCGACGAGCCCACCGACGGCCTCGACCCTAACCAGAAGCACCAGGTGCGCCAGCTGATCCAGAGCCTGGCCCAGGACAAGATCGTGATCATTTCCACCCACATCCTCGAAGAGGTGGCGGCGGTGTGCACCCGCGCGGTGGTGATCGCCGCCGGCAAGCTGGTGGCCGATGGCACCCCCTACGAGCTGGAGAGCCGTTCGCGCTATCACCAGGCGGTGACCCTGGTGGCCGACGAGCCCCTGGACCCACTGGCCCTGGCGGTATTGCCGGGCGTTGCCGGCGTGGAGGAGAACCCCCACGGCAGCGGCCTGACGGTGCTGGCCAAGCCTGGCGAGGTGATCTTCCCGCAGGTCAACCAGCTCATCCACCAGCGCGGCTGGAAGGTCAAGGAGCTGGATGTCGAGCGGGGTCGCCTGGATGAAGTGTTCCGCAGCCTGACCCGGGGAGAGGCGGCATGA
- a CDS encoding GldG family protein: MKKLMYSSAGLLLIALAFLAFNMVSGLALTNARIDLTEQKLYTISDGTRQILGELDEPINLYFFYSDKSAKDLVVLRNYAKRVEEMLKAYAQAADGKIKLHIVDPEPFSEDEDKAAEFGLQAVPLQQGGDSVYFGLAGTNSVDDRQIIPFFPLDQEEFLEYEISRLVQSLAKPQRPVVGVMSGLPINGGFDMQTRQPGQPWMVMEEIRQLFQIESIKPSVDQIPDKVSVLLLVHPKNLSQQTQYAIDQFVLRGGKLLVFVDPYSEADHGVQMPGEMGGEDKASDLPALFKAWGLEMVPGKVVGDGAYAMSVSMGEGQRPARHVGWLSLPKKALDASDIATSSLETVTVATAGILRPLEGAKTHFAPLIQSSEYAMPFDAGIFATLRNPDVLMRELKPSGDRYAIAARIGGPVQSAFPDGIEGHKDGLKAADNINVIVVADTDMLSDRMWVQVQDFFGQRVPQPWADNSGFAINALDNLTGSEALISVRSRGRFTRPFTVVESLQREAETRFREQEQVLQQRLADTEEKLASLQKNQDPTKALELTPEQQATLQQFMQEKVRIRKELREVNYQLNADIEKLGRTLKLINIVLVPLVLTLGVLLLWFWRRRRA, from the coding sequence ATGAAGAAACTGATGTATTCCAGCGCCGGCCTGCTGCTTATCGCCCTGGCCTTCCTGGCGTTCAACATGGTCTCCGGGCTGGCGCTGACCAACGCCCGCATCGACCTCACCGAGCAGAAGCTCTACACCATTTCCGACGGCACCCGGCAGATCCTCGGGGAGTTGGACGAGCCCATCAACCTGTACTTCTTCTACTCCGACAAATCCGCCAAGGACCTGGTGGTGCTGCGCAACTACGCCAAGCGCGTGGAGGAGATGCTCAAGGCCTATGCCCAGGCGGCGGACGGCAAGATCAAGCTGCACATCGTCGACCCCGAGCCCTTCTCCGAGGACGAGGACAAGGCCGCCGAGTTCGGCCTGCAGGCGGTGCCGCTGCAGCAGGGCGGCGATTCGGTCTACTTCGGCCTGGCCGGGACCAACAGCGTCGATGACCGGCAGATCATCCCGTTCTTCCCCCTCGACCAGGAGGAGTTCCTCGAATACGAGATCAGCCGCCTGGTACAGAGCCTGGCCAAGCCCCAGCGGCCGGTGGTCGGGGTGATGTCCGGGTTGCCCATCAATGGCGGCTTCGACATGCAGACCCGCCAGCCCGGCCAGCCCTGGATGGTGATGGAGGAAATCCGCCAGCTGTTCCAGATCGAGAGCATCAAGCCCAGCGTCGACCAGATTCCCGACAAGGTTTCGGTCCTGCTGCTGGTGCACCCGAAGAACCTGTCGCAGCAGACCCAGTACGCCATCGACCAGTTCGTCCTGCGCGGCGGCAAGCTGCTGGTGTTCGTCGACCCCTACAGCGAAGCCGACCACGGCGTGCAGATGCCCGGCGAGATGGGCGGCGAGGACAAGGCCTCCGACCTGCCGGCGCTGTTCAAGGCCTGGGGCCTGGAGATGGTGCCCGGCAAGGTGGTGGGCGATGGCGCCTACGCCATGTCGGTGAGCATGGGCGAGGGCCAGCGCCCGGCGCGCCACGTCGGTTGGCTGAGCCTGCCGAAGAAGGCCCTGGACGCCAGCGACATCGCCACCTCCAGCCTGGAGACGGTCACCGTCGCCACCGCGGGCATCCTGCGCCCGCTGGAGGGTGCGAAGACCCATTTCGCGCCGCTGATCCAGAGCTCGGAATACGCCATGCCCTTCGATGCCGGGATCTTCGCCACCCTGCGCAACCCCGATGTGCTGATGCGCGAGCTGAAGCCCAGCGGCGACCGCTACGCCATCGCCGCGCGCATCGGCGGGCCGGTGCAGAGCGCCTTCCCCGATGGCATCGAGGGCCACAAGGACGGCCTCAAGGCGGCGGACAACATCAACGTCATCGTGGTCGCCGACACCGACATGCTCAGCGATCGCATGTGGGTGCAGGTGCAGGACTTCTTCGGCCAGCGCGTGCCGCAGCCCTGGGCCGACAACTCCGGCTTCGCCATCAACGCCCTGGATAACCTGACCGGTTCCGAAGCGCTGATCAGCGTGCGCTCCCGGGGGCGCTTCACCCGGCCCTTCACCGTGGTCGAGTCGCTGCAGCGTGAGGCGGAGACGCGCTTCCGCGAGCAGGAGCAGGTGCTGCAGCAGCGCCTCGCCGACACCGAGGAGAAGCTGGCCAGCCTGCAGAAGAACCAGGACCCTACCAAGGCCCTGGAACTGACCCCCGAACAGCAGGCCACCCTGCAGCAGTTCATGCAGGAGAAGGTGCGCATCCGCAAGGAGCTGCGTGAGGTCAACTACCAGCTCAACGCCGATATCGAGAAACTCGGCCGTACCCTCAAGCTCATCAACATCGTCCTGGTTCCGCTGGTGCTGACCCTGGGCGTGCTGCTGCTGTGGTTCTGGCGTCGTCGCCGGGCCTGA
- a CDS encoding DUF4340 domain-containing protein — translation MGRKALLFLALVAIALVLAYVGLHRAPEPLAVKGPSPLLPALQGRLAEVDRIEVERPGQPLLRLARQSGTWVLPDKAGYPAAAKPVADLLRALGDAREIEARTAKPELHGQLGLADKGEGQGIRVKLQGEGLPEQVLLVGKPGQGGKGQLVRLASENQSWLIDTRIALPETELGWLDRRIASIPFASVRQVEVKFRQGNGLAVYRDAEGEANLKVRQLPANRTLAYEAAANGMATLFADLEFADAAPLDQVQFKDKPLLEFSLQGFAGGQLDGVILGQGEQYWMQLKRKDKFDGEQVAGRLDWAYRIEAFQYQALAKRLEDVLSAK, via the coding sequence ATGGGACGCAAGGCACTGTTGTTCCTGGCCCTGGTGGCCATCGCCCTGGTGCTGGCCTATGTCGGCCTGCACCGGGCCCCCGAACCTCTCGCGGTGAAGGGGCCGTCGCCCTTGCTACCGGCGCTGCAGGGCCGGCTCGCCGAGGTGGACCGCATCGAGGTGGAGCGCCCGGGGCAGCCACTGCTGCGCCTGGCACGGCAGAGCGGCACCTGGGTGCTGCCCGACAAGGCCGGCTACCCGGCGGCGGCCAAGCCGGTGGCCGACCTGCTGCGGGCCCTGGGGGATGCGCGGGAAATCGAGGCGCGCACCGCCAAGCCCGAGCTGCACGGCCAACTCGGCCTGGCGGACAAGGGCGAAGGCCAGGGCATCCGCGTGAAGCTGCAGGGCGAAGGCCTGCCCGAGCAGGTGCTGCTGGTGGGCAAGCCGGGCCAAGGCGGCAAGGGACAACTGGTGCGCCTGGCCAGCGAGAACCAGAGCTGGCTGATCGACACGCGTATCGCCCTGCCGGAGACCGAGCTCGGCTGGCTGGATCGACGTATCGCCAGCATCCCCTTCGCCAGCGTGCGCCAGGTCGAGGTGAAGTTCCGCCAGGGCAATGGGCTGGCGGTCTACCGCGATGCCGAAGGCGAAGCGAACCTCAAGGTCCGCCAACTGCCGGCCAACCGTACGCTGGCCTACGAGGCGGCGGCCAATGGCATGGCGACGCTGTTCGCCGACCTGGAGTTCGCCGACGCCGCACCGCTGGACCAGGTGCAGTTCAAGGACAAGCCGTTGCTCGAGTTCAGCCTGCAGGGCTTTGCGGGTGGCCAGCTCGATGGGGTCATCCTGGGGCAGGGCGAGCAGTACTGGATGCAGTTGAAGCGCAAGGACAAGTTCGACGGCGAGCAAGTTGCGGGTCGTCTCGATTGGGCTTATCGCATCGAGGCGTTCCAATACCAGGCGCTGGCGAAGAGGCTCGAAGACGTGCTCTCGGCCAAGTAA
- a CDS encoding DUF4197 domain-containing protein, translating to MFRLTTLVAGLALSASAFALSLSDLSQQDASGGLKDALTQGAKVAVQQLGKPGGFSENPEVRIELPGKLGKAAKTMKMMGMGAQVDQLEASMNKAAEAAVPEAQALLVDAVKKMTVQDAKGILSGPEDSATQYLNKTSREQLRAKFLPIVKKATDQVGLAKQYNSFAGQAASFGVVDAKSANIESYVTEEALDGLFKMIADQEASIRKNPAAAATGLAKKVFGVL from the coding sequence ATGTTCCGACTCACCACCCTGGTCGCCGGCCTCGCCCTCTCCGCCAGCGCCTTCGCCCTCTCCCTCAGCGACCTCAGCCAGCAGGACGCCAGCGGCGGCCTCAAGGACGCGCTCACCCAGGGCGCCAAGGTCGCCGTGCAGCAACTCGGCAAGCCGGGCGGCTTCAGCGAAAACCCCGAAGTGCGCATCGAGCTGCCGGGCAAACTCGGCAAGGCCGCCAAGACCATGAAGATGATGGGCATGGGTGCCCAGGTCGACCAGCTGGAAGCCAGCATGAACAAGGCCGCCGAAGCCGCCGTGCCGGAAGCCCAGGCGCTGCTGGTGGACGCGGTGAAGAAGATGACCGTGCAGGACGCCAAGGGCATCCTCTCCGGCCCCGAGGATTCCGCCACCCAGTACCTGAACAAGACCAGCCGCGAACAGCTGCGCGCCAAGTTCCTGCCCATCGTCAAGAAAGCCACCGACCAGGTCGGCCTGGCCAAGCAGTACAACAGCTTCGCCGGCCAGGCCGCGAGCTTCGGTGTGGTCGACGCCAAGAGCGCCAACATCGAAAGCTACGTGACCGAAGAAGCCCTCGACGGCCTGTTCAAGATGATCGCCGACCAGGAAGCCAGCATCCGCAAGAACCCAGCCGCCGCGGCCACCGGCCTGGCGAAAAAGGTCTTCGGCGTACTCTGA
- the plsB gene encoding glycerol-3-phosphate 1-O-acyltransferase PlsB, translating into MTRSPFRRLAFGTLRRLLYLWVRSETINQSAFTLKLDRSKPVLYVLQQPSASDLAVVDRECTKAGLPRPVLPVAVGDTLEPAAFFYLTPEPGWFGGQDKRGTSPTLVRVLDAIQQHAVDDAQIIPVTVFWGQSPDRETSPWKLLFADSWAVTGRLRKLVSILILGRKTRVQFSAPIHLRELIAQGKGPERTQRMVQRILRVHFRNQKTAVIGPDLSHRRNLVKGLVHAPQVRQVIAEEAEREKISPAKAEAQALKYGNEIASDFAYTAIRFLEVVLSWFWNKLYEGIKVNHIEGVQEIAQGHEVIYVPCHRSHIDYLLLSYLLFRNGLTPPHIAAGINLNMPVIGGLLRRGGAFFMRRTFKGNPLYTAVFNEYLHTLFSRGFPVEYFVEGGRSRTGRMLHPKTGMLAITLRSFLRSSRLPIVFVPVYIGYERVLEGRTYLGELRGASKKKESIFDIFKVIGALKLRFGSVAVNFGEPIKLAEFLDQEQPTWRDQELGPQYRPEWLSDTTNKLATRVARHLNDAAAINPVNLVALALLSTSRLALDERALTRVLDLYLALLRAVPYSPHATLPEGDGQALIQYVQSMNLLAEQKDALGKILYLDEQNAVLMTYYRNNVLHIFALPALLASFFQSSGRMSREQILRYTRALYPYLQAELFIRWNLDELDAVVDQWLEAFVEQGLLKFENETYVRPAPSSRQFVLLTLLSRSIAQTLQRFYMAIALLLNAGQNQLAAEELEDLCTVMAQRLSILHGLNAPEFFDKSLFRHFIQTLLDQRVLRQDEAGKLSYHPALGDLAEGAAKRVLPAEIRLSIRQVALERQGEAETEAPVDAP; encoded by the coding sequence ATGACCCGCTCGCCCTTCCGCCGCCTGGCCTTCGGTACCCTGCGCCGCCTCCTTTATCTCTGGGTGCGCTCGGAAACCATCAACCAGTCCGCCTTCACCCTCAAGCTCGACCGCAGCAAGCCGGTGCTCTATGTGCTCCAGCAACCTTCGGCCAGCGACCTGGCGGTGGTGGACCGGGAGTGCACCAAGGCCGGCCTGCCCCGCCCGGTGCTGCCGGTGGCGGTGGGCGACACCCTCGAGCCCGCCGCCTTCTTCTACCTGACCCCCGAACCCGGCTGGTTCGGCGGCCAGGACAAGCGCGGCACCTCGCCGACCCTGGTGCGGGTGCTCGACGCCATCCAGCAGCACGCCGTGGATGACGCGCAGATCATTCCGGTCACGGTGTTCTGGGGCCAGTCCCCGGACCGCGAGACCAGCCCCTGGAAGCTGCTGTTCGCCGACAGCTGGGCTGTCACCGGGCGCCTGCGCAAGCTGGTCAGCATCCTCATCCTCGGGCGCAAGACCCGCGTGCAGTTCTCCGCCCCCATCCACCTGCGCGAGCTGATCGCCCAGGGCAAGGGCCCGGAGCGCACCCAGCGCATGGTGCAGCGCATCCTGCGGGTGCACTTCCGCAACCAGAAGACCGCCGTCATCGGCCCCGACCTCTCCCACCGCCGCAACCTGGTCAAGGGCCTGGTGCACGCGCCCCAGGTGCGCCAGGTGATAGCCGAGGAAGCCGAGCGCGAGAAGATCAGCCCGGCCAAGGCCGAGGCCCAGGCGCTCAAGTACGGCAACGAGATCGCCTCCGACTTCGCCTACACCGCCATCCGCTTCCTCGAAGTGGTGCTGAGCTGGTTCTGGAACAAGCTCTATGAAGGCATCAAGGTCAACCACATCGAAGGGGTGCAGGAGATCGCCCAGGGCCACGAAGTCATCTACGTGCCCTGCCACCGCAGCCACATCGACTACCTGCTGCTCTCCTACCTGCTGTTCCGCAACGGCCTGACCCCGCCGCACATCGCTGCCGGCATCAACCTCAACATGCCGGTGATCGGCGGCCTGCTGCGTCGCGGCGGCGCCTTCTTCATGCGCCGTACCTTCAAGGGCAACCCGCTCTACACCGCGGTGTTCAACGAATACCTGCACACCCTGTTCAGCCGTGGCTTCCCGGTGGAGTACTTCGTCGAGGGCGGACGTTCGCGCACCGGCCGCATGCTCCACCCGAAAACCGGCATGCTCGCCATCACCCTGCGCAGCTTCCTGCGCTCCTCGCGCCTGCCCATCGTCTTCGTGCCGGTCTACATCGGCTACGAGCGCGTGCTGGAAGGCCGCACCTACCTGGGCGAGCTGCGTGGCGCGAGCAAGAAGAAAGAATCCATCTTCGACATCTTCAAAGTCATCGGCGCCCTCAAGCTGCGCTTCGGCAGCGTCGCGGTGAACTTCGGCGAGCCGATCAAGCTCGCCGAATTCCTCGACCAGGAACAGCCGACCTGGCGCGACCAGGAACTGGGCCCGCAGTACCGCCCGGAATGGCTCAGCGACACCACCAACAAGCTGGCCACCCGCGTCGCCCGCCACCTCAACGACGCGGCGGCGATCAACCCGGTCAACCTGGTGGCCCTGGCGCTGCTGTCCACCAGCCGCCTGGCCCTGGACGAACGCGCCCTGACCCGCGTGCTCGACCTCTACCTGGCCCTGCTGCGCGCCGTGCCCTACTCGCCCCACGCCACCCTGCCGGAAGGCGATGGCCAGGCGCTGATCCAGTACGTGCAGAGCATGAACCTGCTGGCCGAGCAGAAGGACGCCCTGGGCAAGATCCTCTACCTGGACGAGCAGAACGCCGTCCTGATGACCTACTACCGCAACAACGTGCTGCACATCTTCGCCCTGCCGGCGCTGCTCGCCAGCTTCTTCCAGAGCAGCGGGCGCATGAGCCGCGAGCAGATCCTGCGCTACACCCGCGCGCTCTACCCCTACCTGCAGGCCGAACTGTTCATCCGCTGGAACCTGGACGAGCTGGATGCCGTGGTCGACCAGTGGCTGGAGGCCTTCGTCGAACAGGGGCTGCTGAAGTTCGAGAACGAAACCTATGTGCGCCCGGCGCCGAGCTCGCGCCAGTTCGTGCTGCTGACGCTGCTCTCGCGCTCCATCGCCCAGACCCTGCAACGCTTCTACATGGCCATCGCCCTGCTGCTCAACGCCGGGCAGAACCAGCTGGCCGCCGAGGAACTGGAAGACCTGTGCACCGTGATGGCCCAGCGCCTGTCGATCCTCCACGGCCTCAACGCCCCGGAGTTCTTCGACAAGAGCCTGTTCCGCCACTTCATCCAGACCCTCCTCGACCAGCGCGTGCTGCGCCAGGACGAAGCCGGCAAGCTCAGCTACCACCCAGCCCTGGGTGACCTCGCCGAAGGCGCGGCCAAGCGCGTGCTGCCGGCCGAGATCCGCCTGTCGATCCGCCAGGTCGCCCTGGAACGCCAGGGCGAAGCCGAGACCGAAGCGCCGGTCGACGCGCCCTGA
- the dapE gene encoding succinyl-diaminopimelate desuccinylase, with translation MTALSPTLELACDLIRRPSVTPVDEGCQELMMRRLEAVGFRIERMRIEDVENFWAIRGGEGPVLCFAGHTDVVPTGPLQAWQHQPFDAKIDEQGMLCGRGAADMKGSLASMIIAVERFVAEHPQHRGAIAFLITSDEEGPAHHGTKAVVERLAARGERLDWCIVGEPSSTTLVGDVVKNGRRGSLGATLTVRGIQGHVAYPHLAKNPIHLAAPALAELAAEHWDDGNAFFPPTSFQVSNLNSGTGATNVIPGELVAVFNFRFSTESTVEGLQQRINAILDKHGLDYHVEWALSGLPFLTEPGELLDAVAASIKAVTGRETTPSTSGGTSDGRFIATMGTQVVELGPVNATIHQVNERVLASDLDLLTEIYQQTLVRLLA, from the coding sequence ATGACCGCCCTCTCCCCCACCCTCGAGCTCGCCTGCGACCTCATCCGCCGCCCCTCGGTCACGCCGGTCGACGAAGGCTGCCAGGAGCTGATGATGCGCCGCCTGGAAGCGGTCGGCTTCCGCATCGAACGCATGCGCATCGAGGACGTGGAGAACTTCTGGGCCATCCGTGGCGGTGAAGGCCCCGTGCTGTGCTTCGCCGGGCATACCGACGTGGTGCCCACCGGCCCGCTGCAGGCCTGGCAGCACCAGCCCTTCGACGCCAAGATCGACGAGCAGGGCATGCTCTGCGGCCGTGGCGCCGCCGACATGAAAGGCAGCCTGGCGTCGATGATCATCGCCGTCGAGCGCTTCGTCGCCGAACACCCGCAGCACCGGGGCGCCATCGCCTTCCTCATCACCAGCGACGAAGAAGGCCCCGCCCACCATGGCACCAAGGCCGTGGTCGAGCGCCTGGCCGCCCGTGGCGAACGCCTGGACTGGTGCATCGTCGGCGAGCCCTCCAGCACCACCCTGGTGGGTGACGTGGTGAAGAACGGCCGCCGTGGCTCCCTTGGCGCCACCCTCACCGTGCGCGGCATCCAGGGCCACGTGGCCTACCCGCACCTGGCGAAGAACCCGATCCACCTCGCCGCCCCGGCCCTGGCGGAACTCGCCGCCGAGCATTGGGACGACGGCAACGCCTTCTTCCCGCCCACCAGCTTCCAGGTCTCCAACCTCAACTCCGGCACCGGCGCCACCAACGTGATCCCGGGTGAGCTGGTGGCGGTGTTCAACTTCCGCTTCTCCACCGAATCCACGGTCGAAGGCCTGCAGCAGCGGATCAATGCCATCCTCGACAAGCACGGCCTCGACTACCACGTGGAATGGGCCCTGTCCGGCCTGCCGTTCCTCACCGAGCCGGGCGAGCTGCTCGACGCCGTGGCCGCCAGCATCAAGGCCGTCACCGGTCGCGAGACCACCCCGTCCACCAGCGGTGGCACCTCCGATGGCCGCTTCATCGCCACCATGGGCACCCAGGTGGTCGAGCTCGGCCCGGTCAACGCCACCATCCACCAGGTCAACGAGCGCGTGCTGGCCAGCGACCTCGACCTGCTGACCGAGATCTACCAGCAGACCCTCGTGCGGCTGCTGGCCTGA
- a CDS encoding ABC transporter permease subunit, producing MKQLPVIFKRELASYFATPLAYVFIVIFLVLSGVFTFYLGGFFESGQASLAPFFNFHPWLYLFLVPAIAMRLWAEERKSGSIELLMTLPITRFEAVTGKFLAAWAFAGLALLLTFPMIVTVNYLGEPDNGAIITGYIGSWLLAGSYLAIGSCMSALAKNQVIAFILAVVMCFLFMVSGFPLVLDAFSTWAPQWLLDAVASLSFLTRFEAISKGVIDLRDLLYFVTLIAAWLAATAVVVDLKKAD from the coding sequence ATGAAGCAGTTGCCGGTCATATTCAAGCGCGAGCTGGCGAGCTACTTCGCCACGCCGCTGGCCTATGTGTTCATCGTGATCTTCCTGGTGCTGTCCGGGGTCTTCACCTTCTACCTGGGCGGTTTCTTCGAGAGCGGCCAGGCCAGCCTCGCGCCCTTCTTCAACTTCCACCCCTGGCTCTACCTGTTCCTGGTGCCGGCCATCGCCATGCGCCTGTGGGCGGAGGAGCGCAAGTCAGGCTCCATCGAGCTACTGATGACGTTGCCGATCACCCGCTTCGAGGCGGTCACCGGCAAGTTCCTCGCCGCCTGGGCCTTCGCCGGCCTGGCGCTGCTGCTGACCTTCCCGATGATCGTCACGGTCAACTACCTGGGCGAGCCGGACAACGGCGCCATCATCACCGGCTACATCGGCAGCTGGCTGCTGGCGGGCTCGTACCTGGCCATCGGCTCGTGCATGTCGGCGCTGGCCAAGAACCAGGTGATCGCCTTCATCCTCGCCGTGGTCATGTGCTTCCTGTTCATGGTCAGCGGCTTCCCGCTGGTGCTCGACGCCTTCAGCACCTGGGCCCCGCAATGGCTGCTGGACGCGGTCGCCTCGCTGAGTTTCCTGACCCGCTTCGAGGCCATCAGCAAGGGCGTGATCGACCTGCGCGACCTGCTCTATTTCGTCACCCTGATCGCCGCCTGGCTGGCCGCCACCGCCGTGGTGGTCGATCTGAAGAAGGCCGACTGA
- a CDS encoding cold-shock protein has product MADREVGTVKWFNDAKGYGFIQRESGPDVFVHYRAIRGDGHRSLVEGQKVEFAVIQGQKGLQAEDVSRV; this is encoded by the coding sequence ATGGCTGATCGTGAGGTCGGAACCGTCAAGTGGTTCAATGACGCTAAAGGCTATGGATTCATTCAGCGCGAAAGCGGTCCGGATGTCTTCGTTCACTACCGTGCTATCCGCGGCGATGGGCATCGTTCCCTGGTCGAAGGCCAGAAAGTGGAATTCGCGGTGATCCAGGGACAGAAAGGCCTGCAGGCGGAAGACGTCTCCAGAGTCTGA